Within the Gloeobacter kilaueensis JS1 genome, the region AAGCGCCTGCTGCCAGTTGGCGAGCAGCTGCGGCTGCTGCAGGATGACGGTGAAACTCTTGAAGATGACCAGCACGTTGAGCAGAATGTAGGGCACTCCGACCGCCACCGCCAGGCCAATCGCCTCGCGAAAACCCAGCAAGAAAACCAGCGCGAGCAAGACCAGCAGCACGACGGTCACCGGGAACTGGCCGCTACCGAGGTACGGCTCGACGAGCGGGTTATCGACCAGGTGGGCGGCGGCGTCGGAGGCCGACAGCGTCATTGTGATCACAAAGTCGGTCGAGGCAAAACCGATGAGCACGAGCACGAACAGCTTGCCGTACCAGCCTGGCAGCAGTCGTTCGAGCATGGCGATCGAGCCCTGGCCGATGTAGGAGCGCCTCGCGACCTGGATGTAGATCGGCAGGGCACCGGCGAGGGTGACCACCACCAGAAGCAGCGTCGCCAGAGGCGAGATTGCCGCCGCTGCCAGCAGGGCCAGCCCCGGCTGATAGCCCAGGGTCGAAAAATAATCGACGCCAGTGAGCCAGAGTACCGCGTACCAGGGCTGGGTCTGCTCACCGTGGTGGTCCCCTCCCGGACCCCCCTCCGTCAGCCAGCGCCCTAGAGGCGTCTTGGCTGGGACTGAGTCGGGAACCGGTAACAGCGGCAGCGATTTGATGCCGGAAGTCGTCATGGCAGAGCCCACGTAAGACGAACGGACTGTATCTAAAGGTAGCGGATTGACTGGGGCAAAAACCTCTACCCCCAAACAAAAACACCGAAGCTGGGAAGCTCCGGTGACAAACTAGCATCGAGGGGGTTGGGGTCTGTACACCGGTATCTAGGCACGAGCATTCTAAAAATTAAGATCGCCCCGCAGAGCCCTCTCGATGCAACCGCGCACCGATTCTAAAAAGCGCTCCTGCGAGAAGCCCTCGGCGTGGGCGCGGATGATGCGGGAGGACCAGTCGCGCTGCTCGGCGCGCCAGACCGCCGACATCAGCGACTCGACCGATTGCTCGCTAAAGAGTACCCCCGTCTCGTCGGGGACCACCGTCTCCGTCGCTCCGCCCCGGCCAAAGGCGATCACCGGACGCCCGCACGCCTGCACTTCCACCGGCAGAATGCCAAAATCTTCTTCGCCCGGAAAGATCAAAGCCCGGCAGTTGGCAAAAAACTCCGCCAGTTGCGCGCGCGGTTGGTGGGGATAAAAGACGATATTTTGGCGCGCCACCGAGCGCAACCGCTCCAGTTCTGGCCCTTCGCCCACCACCCACAGGGGCAGGCCGAGTCTATTGAACGCTTCGACAGCCAGATCGAGGCGCTTGTAGGGCACAAAGCGCCCTGCCACCAGATAGTAGTCGAGGCTGGGCGTAGCAGCGGGGACAAAAAACTTGGTGTCCACCGGCGGATAGACGAGGGTCGAAGAGCGGCGGTAAAACTTGGCGATCCGCTGCTGGATGTAGCGGGAGTTGGCGATCAGATAATCGGGCCGCTGGGCGGCCTGGTAGTCCCAGGTGCGCAGCAGGCTCAGCACCGGCGGCATCAAAGACCCGAGGAGCGGCTTGCGAAAGTTGCGCTGGTACTCCCAGGTCATATCCCACAGGTAGCGGGTGGGGGTGTGCATGTAGCTGACGTGCAGGGCGTCCTGGCGGGTGAGCACGCCCTTGGCGAAGGCGTGGGCACTCGAGATGACCAGATCGTATTCGCGCAGGTCGAAGTTCTCGAAGGCTACCGGCAATAGCGGCAACAGGTACTGCAGGCGCTGCTGGTAGTTGGCCGTTTTGCCCAGGGGAATTTTTTGGAGAAACGACGTGCGGATGTCACGGCTGCGCCAGCACGCCGGCAGGGTCTCGGCGCTGTAGTAGCTGGTGTAGATCGGCACATCGGGAAAAAGCTGCAACAGTGCTTCGAGGACGTTCTCGGAGCCACCGTGCTTGATGAGGTAGTCGTGGACGAGGGCAACCTTCACCAGGTGCTCCCATCAGCTGCCAGGCTTATAAATACCAATTTCGCGAACGACATTGGTCCCAGTCTCCAGCCCAAAACTCACTCCTATGGCATCGTAGTTGACATAGTAGCGATCTGGGCGGTTTGCGCGCGATCGTTCTGGAAATGGAAACAGTTCGTTATAGCCGCCGGTGCCGGGAGGGCCGTAGGCTTCGACGATGTCGCTGTAGGTCGAACCGATGCGGATACCCTTATCGGTGGCGGCCCCCGGTGCCGTCGTGTAGATGCGGTCAGCAAAAAAGTTGATGAGCGAGGAGGCCGGCTTGTAGTTGAGGACGATGTAATCGGGGACAAACCAGATCTTCAGCTCGTCGTTGGGCCTCATGACGTTGCTCTGGCCGCCCGGAAAGTACTCCACTGCTCCAGCGAGGCCCAGATCGCCCGTCCCGGCGTTAAAGCCCAGCTGTTTGTCGCCGATCGTGCTGCGCGCCGGAAAGACGGTCGGCTGCAGCGTCTTGCCTGGCTGGGAGGCGAGCAGTTCGACCGCCCTGGCGAGGGGATCGGCTCCTGTCTGCTCGGTGGGCTCGACGCCGTCGGCAAAGCCCCGCCCATCGCCGGTGCGCCAGCGACCGCTCACCAGCCTGACCGCCGCGCCGCTGGGCAGGGCGAACGTTTCCGAGTAGAGGTCGGCTCCCGCCGTCGTGCTGCCTAAAACCTGGGCCCGGCCACTGCGGCCCAATAGAGCCGCAAGCGCTTCTGCCCCGGTGCGGGTGTTCTTGCTCACCAGTACGACCAGAGGCGTATCGTAGGCGATCCCGCGCAGTTTGCTGTCCCAGCGCCGGGTTCGGTTGCGCGCCCCGGCGGTCTGAACGAGGGGTTTGATGCTGGCCGGAAGAAAGTAGCGGGCTACGTCCGCCACCGACTGGGGATCGCTGCCGCTTGCCCCGCGCAGATCGAGGATGACGCCCCGATGATAGTCCGCCTGGTGCAGCGCCTGGCTCACCTGAGAAGACGATCCCGCTCCCAATAGCGAAATGCGAATTTGAGAGATTCCGTCGCCCACCGGCGTCACCTCCACCGCCGAGCGGTCGCGCTCGCGCTCGGCGCGCCACTGCTCGGCACTCAATAGCGCGTCGCCCCGATTGCCGTACTTGCCCAATAGCCGCTCGATCACCTCGTGCTCGACTTTGAGCGGGTCGCGGCCCTTGTTCTCGACATCTTGAGCGACGATGAGTTCCCGGTAGCTGCGCTCACTACTTAAAGAAGCGGTGCGGCCACCCTCGTCGAGGGACTGCTCCTGCAGCAGGTGGACCACCGTCTCCAGGTCCGTTCCTGACTGGTAACTGCTCGCAATCTGAGGCGCTGGCTGAGCTGAGGCCGGTAGAACCGGTCCACCGATAAGCAACACCAGCCATAAGCTTGTCCCGGCTCTCCAGGAAAATCTGGCCATCGCAGCTACCCTCCGGGCTCTTCCCCTTTAATCTAGATGTAGGGGTTGAGAGCAGCATAGCTGATGATCGGCCACCAGGACAAGTGTAGAACCCTCTCGCTAGCCCACCGTCGAAGGCAGGGCGATGGGAGACCGCTGCTCGCTGGTGCGGCGCTCGAGGGCGGCGCGCACCAGGCCAAAAAACAGCGGATGGGGCCGGTTGGGCCGGGACTTGAACTCAGGATGGAACTGGGTGGCAATAAAGTACGGGTGATCGACGAGTTCGATAATTTCGACCAGGCGCTCGTCCGGCGAGGTACCGCTTACCAGAAAACCCGCCTCGGCGATCGCCTTGCGGTAGGCGTTGTTGAACTCGTAGCGGTGGCGGTGGCGCTCGTAGACGAGGGGCTCCCCGTAGAGTCTGGCCGCGAGGGAACCTTCGTGCAGGCGGCAGGGAAAAAGGCCCAGCCGCATCGTGCCGCCTAGATCTACCACGTCGGCCTGTTCGGGCAACAGCGAGATGACCGGGTTGGGGGTGCTCGGGTCGAACTCGGTGCTGTTGGCCTCGATCATCGCGACGTGCCGCGCCCACTCGATCACCGAGCACTGCATGCCGAGGCACAGGCCAAGAAAGGGCAGGCGACTCTGGCGGACAAAGGCGATCGCCCCCACCTTGCCATCGATGCCCCGCGTGCCGAAGCCCCCCGGCACGACGACCCCATCTACGTTTGTCAGAAAATACTCTGCCCCGCGCTCCTCGACCGCTTCGGCGGAAACCCACTCGACTTTAACTTCCGCGTCGTGGGCGACAGCGGCGTGGCGGAGCGCTTCGACTACTGAGATATAAGCGTCGGAGAGGCGCACGTACTTGCCGACGATCGCAATCGTCACCGAGCGCGACGGATGGCAGACGCGATCGACCAGCACCTGCCAGTCGCGCAGGTCGGGCACCCTGCGCTCAAGGCCCAATAGAACCAGTGCCTGCTCTGCTAAGCCCTCGCGCTCGAGGTTGAGGGGCACAGCATAGATCGTCTGGGCGTCCTGGCAGGTGATCACTGCCTCGACGGGCACGTCGCAAAATTCGGAGATTTTTTCTTTGATGCCGTTGTTGAGGGGCCGGTCGCTGCGGCAGACAAGAATATCGGGCTGGATGCCGATCGAGCGCAGTTCTTTGACCGAGTGCTGGGTGGGCTTGGTCTTCATCTCGCCCGCCGAGCCGATAAAAGGGATGAGGGTGACGTGGGTATAGATGACGTTCTCGCGGCCCACATCCTTGCGGAACTGGCGGATCGCCTCCAAAAAAGGCAGCGACTCGATGTCGCCCACGGTGCCCCCCACCTCGACGATCACGACCTCGGGGTTGGTGTCGAGGGCGACCCGGCGGATGCGCTCTTTGATTTCGTTGGTGATGTGGGGAATGACCTGGACGGTGCCGCCCCTGTAGTCGCCCCGGCGCTCCTTGTTGATCACACTTTGATAAATCAGGCCGGTGGTGACGTTGTTGAGCTTGGACATGTCGGTGTCGGTAAAGCGCTCGTAGTGGCCCAGATCGAGGTCGGTCTCGGCCCCGTCGTTGGTCACGAACACCTCTCCGTGCTGAAACGGGCTCATCGTGCCCGGATCGACGTTGATATACGGGTCGAGCTTCAAGATGCTGACCGAGTAGCCCCGCGACTTGAGCAGACGGCCAAGGGAAGCGGCGACGATGCCCTTGCCGATCGAGGAGACGACACCGCCCGTCACAAATATGTACTTTGTCATAACCGACATCACCCACGAACGCCCTAATCCAGGCGATTATAGCAATCCGAGTCCGGGCTTTTGTGCGTGGAGAACGGCGCTCAGCTTTTGGAACCGCCCACCTGCGGACGGCCCATGCTGAAGTTGAGGACGCGGCTATCGAGGTTGTAGGCGATCTCGCCTTTTTGCAGCAGGCTACGAATAAAATTCTCAAGATCGGAGCCGATGCGCCGCAGGTTGTAGTCGCTCAGGGCCTGGCCGCTGTACTGGGCGACGAGCCGCTCGAATTCGGAGTAGACCTTCTGCAAAGCAACGTCGTTCCAGATAAATTCGTTGTCTGGATCGATGTCGAGGGTGAGCTTGCGGTCGCTCGGGTAGAGCACTTCGGCCTGGACCTCGGCGGCGAAGATGTGGACGTGGCGCGTGGTGGATTTGAGCATGAGCGTCGCTATTTTTATAAATTTTAACACCGGCTCTCTGTCCCGCAGGATTCGCTGCCCGAAGCAGCCGCAACGGGCCGAAAATGCTAGCATGGGTTTGTCTAAACTTTTGTAAAACCAGGCTTCGAGCACCATCCAATGGAAACCAACCGTCTGAGTCCTGCTCAGATCCGCAACATCGCGATCATCGCCCACGTCGATCACGGCAAGACGACCCTGGTCGATGCACTCCTCAAACAGTCCGGCATCTTCCGCGACAACGAGGTGGTGGAGACCTGCGTGATGGACTCGAACGACCTCGAGCGCGAGCGCGGGATCACGATTCTGGCCAAGAACACGGCGGTGCGCTACCGCGATCATCTGATTAACATCGTCGATACTCCTGGCCACGCCGATTTTGGCGGCGAGGTCGAGCGCGTACTGGGCATGGTCGAGGGCTGTCTTTTGATCGTCGATGCCAACGAAGGCCCGATGCCCCAGACCCGCTTCGTCCTTAAAAAAGCGCTCGAAAAGGGCCTCAAGCCCATCTTGCTCGTCAACAAGATCGACCGGCCCCAGGCGGATCCGCACCGGGCGATCGACAAGGTGCTCGACTTATTTATCGAACTGGGAGCCGACGACGATCAAGTCGATTTTCCGGTCCTCTACGCCTCCGGGCTGGCGGGTTTTGCCAAAAACGAACTGGCCGACGAATCCAAGGACATGCAGCCATTGTTCGAGGCGATCCTCCGCCACGTCCCGTCCCCGGTGGGCAACCCCGACAAGCCTTTGCAATTGCAGGTGACCACCCTCGACTACTCCGAGTACCTGGGCCGGATCGTAATCGGCAAGATCCACAACGGTGTCCTGCGCGCCGGTGAGACGATCGCCATCGTCAAAGATTCCGGACAGATCCAGCGCGGCAAGGTGGCCAAACTTTTTGGCTTCGAGGGCTTGAGCCGCACCGAACTGGCAGAGGCATCGGCGGGCAACATCGTGGCGGTGGCGGGTTTTGCCGACGCCAACATCGGCGAGACGCTCACAAGCGCCGATCATCCCGAGGCGCTACCGCTGATTCGCGTCGATGAACCGACATTGCAGATGACCTTCTCGGTCAACGACTCGCCCTTCGCCGGCCAGGAAGGCAAGTACGTCACCAGCCGCAAACTGCGCGAGCGGCTTTATAAAGAACTGGAGACCAACGTCTCGCTTCGGGTCGAAGACACCGACTCGCCCGATCGCTTTTTGGTCTCCGGGCGCGGCGAATTGCACCTGGGCATTCTTATCGAGACGATGCGCCGCGAGGGCTACGAGTTTCAAGTCTCCAAGCCCCGCGTCATCTTCCGGGTGGTGGACGGCCAGGTCTACGAGCCCTTTGAGCTACTGGTACTCGATGTTCCCGACGACACTGCCGGTGGTTGCATCTCCAACCTGGGCCGCCGCCGGGCCGAGATGCAGAACATGCAGAGCTTCGGCAATGGCCGCACCCAGCTCGAATTTGTAATCCCGGCCCGTGGTCTGATGGGCTTTCGCTCCGAGTGCCTGCGCCTGACGCGGGGCGAGGGGATCATGAGCCATTCTTTTGTTGACTACCGCCCCTCGGTAGGCGAGATGGAAACCCTCAGAAACGGCGTGCTCGTTGCCTTTGAAGAGGGAGAGGCCACCTACTACGCGCTGCAGAACGCCGAGGACCGGGGTCTGTTTTTTATCACCCCCGGCACCCGCGTCTATGCGGGCATGATCATCGGTGAGAACAACCGCCAGCAGGACCTCGAACTCAACATCTGCAAGACCAAAAAGCTCACCAACATGCGCTCCGCCGGCGGTGAGGAACTGGTGCAGCTCAAGACGCCCATGATCATGAGCCTCGAGCGCGCCCTCGAGTACATCAACGACGACGAACTGGTAGAGGTGACGCCCCGATCGATCCGCCTGCGCAAGCTGGCCCTCAAGGCTGCCCGCAAATAAGATCGATCCACCAGCCCCTGCCCCACGAATACTTTATAGAACCTCCTGGAGGGATCGCCATGTGGTTGTTCGACAAGCTCGACACCAAAATCAAGATGCCCAGTCCCGAGCAGGCGCTGCCGGGCCGCCAGCAAAAGATGCCCGTGCCCGAAAAGCACTTCGTCAACGGCCATCCGCTGGTGCCACCTTTTGCTGAAGGATACCAGACGGCCATCTTTGGCCTGGGCTGTTTCTGGGGGGCCGAGCGCAAGTTCTGGCAGACGCCCGGCGTCTACACCACCGCCGTCGGTTACGCCGGTGGCTACACGCCCAACCCCACCTACCGGGAAGTCTGCACCGGCAAGACCGGCCACAACGAAGTCGTGCTCGTCGTCTTCGATCCGGCAGCGGTGAGCTACGAGGAACTGTTAAAAGTCTTCTGGGAAAGCCACGATCCGACCCAGGGGATGCGCCAGGGCAACGATGCCGGCACCCAGTACCGCTCGGGCATCTACACCACCACCCCCGCACAAAAACGGCTGGCCGAAGCTTCCCGCGACGCCTATCAGGCGCTCCTGACAAAGGCCGGTTTCGGTGAAATCACCACCGAAATCCTCGACGCGCCCGCGTTCTACTACGCGGAGGACTACCACCAGCAGTACCTGGCCAAAAATCCCAACGGCTACTGCGGTCTGGGCGGCACTGGCGTCGGTTGCCCGGTGGGGCTATTCGAGAACGCCTAGAACGATTGCAAGTCGTGTGTTTATGCTCCCATGCCCGAGTACTGCTTGAGGCCGCGCCGCCAGAGCCAGCGGTTCAGCCCAAAAAAGAGAATCCCCCAGAGGAACATCACCAGCAGCCCCCGTGGCCAGTTGACTGGTAATCCGGCGATGACGCTGGCTGGAAAGTAGACCAGGTACGGAAAAGGGGTCCAGAGGGCGATCTCGCGCACGACGGGAGGAAAGATCGTCAAAGGAGCGATGAGGCCCGAAAGATAGGCGTAGCAGAGAAACCACAGTTCTTCGATCGCACTGGCCCGCTCGGTCCAGAAGGCGAGCAGGGCAAAGGTGTACTGAATCAAAAAGCGCAGGGCAAAGACGAGCACCGCCAGAGCGGCGAAGGCGAGGGCGTTGCGCCAGTCCGGTATCCAGAAGGCACTCGGGTAGAGCAAGAAAAAAAGCCCGACCAGGAGCACGATAAAGGGCAGCCGTGCCAGTCTTTCGCTCACGTGGCCTGCGACGTGCCGCCAGACCGGGTCGATAGGCTGGAGCAGGTAGGAGGAGAGCCGCCCTTCGACGACTTCCCGCTCGAACTCCCAGACCACCCAGACGACGGTGAGCTGGCGGACGACAAAGACGGCGATAAAGTAACGGGCAAAATCGAGCGGCCCCAGGCCAAAGCGTCCGCCCTGGGCCGCCTGGGTCCACAGTCCCAACAAGATAATCGGCAGCGAGCCGGAGAGCGCCCAAAGTAACAGTTCCGCCCGGTACTCGAGCATGTAGGCGTACTGCACGGCGAGCAGCGTGCGGGTCTTATGCCACAGATCGTTCAATTGACGCTCCCGGTCGAGAAGACTTTGCCGATCACCTCGTCGATGGGCGGATCGCTCACTTTGAGATCGACCACCTGCAGTTCCGCCAGGAGCCGGGCGACGGTGCGGGTGAGGCTGTCGCGCTCAACTAGAAACCGCGCCTCGCACCTGGCGAGCATCTCGACTTCGCCAAAGCCCACCAGTTCCGCCTCGCTGTAGGGACGGCCAAATTCGGCGCGCACCTCGCGGTAGGGCGCAAAGCGATCGAGCAGGCCGTCGAGGCTGCCGTCGTAGATGAGCCGCCCCTTGTGGATGAGGAGCACGCGCTTGCAAAGGGCGGTGATGTCGGCCATGTAGTGGCTGGTGAGCAGCACCGTCGCCCCGTAGCGCTCGTTGTACTCTTTGAGAAACGTGCGCACGGCGGTCTGGGCGTTGACATCGAGACCCAGGGTGGGTTCGTCGAGAAAGAGCACCGCCGGTCGATGCAACAGGGCGGCGAGCAATTCTGCCTTCATCCGCTCACCCAACGACAGCTTGCGCACTGGCTGGGTAAGTTTGTCGGCAAGGGCGAGCATCTCGCTCAGTTCCCCGACGCGCTCGGTATAGTCGCGGTCGCTCAGGCCGTAGACGGCGGCGTTGACTTTCAGCGAATCGAGGGCCGGTAGATCCCAGATGAGTTGCTGCTTCTGGCCCATGACCAGGGTGATCTTGCTCAAGAAGGCCGCCTCGCGCCGAAAAGGGACGAAGCCCGCCACCTCGACACTGCCCCCAGAAGGATAGATAAGCCCGGTGAGCATCTTGAGCGTCGTCGTCTTGCCCGCTCCGTTCGCCCCCAAAAAGCCCACCACCTCGCCCGGCTCGATGGCGAAGGAGACCTTCTGAACCGCCTCCACCAACCTGTACTTGCGGCGCAAAAAATGGCGGAGCGTGCCAACAAGGCCCGGTTCCTTGTCGGCGACCGGATAAACCTTGCTCAAATTCTCGCTTCGGATGATCGCCATACTCCAACTGTAGTGGCCCGGAGCACTCCCAGGCCGGGGAAGGACAAACCGCCAGGCAAGAAAATGTAGCAAAAGATACCGAGTATGACGTTCTGTTGCCGCCCCTTTCGCCGGGGATCAAAAGTTTTGTAGCATTAGATACGGAATTAAACTTCTCGCCAAGGAAAGCCGTATGGTTATCAGTCTCGATGAATCGCCGAACCCGGCCTACATCTGTCCGGCGGATATTGCCTGCACCAACCTCGATCGCGCCGCACAGATCCTGCAGTTAGATCCGGGAGCGGTGGAAGTGCTGCGCACGCCCCATCGGGTGTTGACGGTTTCGATACCGGTGCGGATGGACGACGGCCAGATTCACGTCTTTGCCGGCCATCGGGTGCAGCACTGCAACATTCTCGGTCCCTACAAGGGCGGGATGCGCTATCACCCGAGCGTGACATTGAGAGAAGTGTCGTCGCTCGCGATGTTGATGACCTGGAAATGTGCGCTGTTGGGCATTCCCTACGGTGGGGCCAAAGGCGGCATCGCCGTCGATCCGCAAGCGCTTTCGGCGGGCGAACTGGAGCGGCTCACCCGCCGCTTTACGAGCGAACTGGTGCGCGACATCGGGCCGCAAATCGACATTCCCGCGCCGGACGTGGGCACCGGGGCGCGGGAGATGGCCTGGATGATGGACACCTACTCGATGAGCGTCGGGCACGCCTCGCCGGGGGTGGTGACGGGCAAGCCCCTCAGCGTCGGCGGCTCGAAGGGGCGCGACGCTGCTACCGGGCGGGGGGTGGTGATTGCC harbors:
- a CDS encoding glycosyltransferase, with the protein product MKVALVHDYLIKHGGSENVLEALLQLFPDVPIYTSYYSAETLPACWRSRDIRTSFLQKIPLGKTANYQQRLQYLLPLLPVAFENFDLREYDLVISSAHAFAKGVLTRQDALHVSYMHTPTRYLWDMTWEYQRNFRKPLLGSLMPPVLSLLRTWDYQAAQRPDYLIANSRYIQQRIAKFYRRSSTLVYPPVDTKFFVPAATPSLDYYLVAGRFVPYKRLDLAVEAFNRLGLPLWVVGEGPELERLRSVARQNIVFYPHQPRAQLAEFFANCRALIFPGEEDFGILPVEVQACGRPVIAFGRGGATETVVPDETGVLFSEQSVESLMSAVWRAEQRDWSSRIIRAHAEGFSQERFLESVRGCIERALRGDLNF
- a CDS encoding S41 family peptidase translates to MARFSWRAGTSLWLVLLIGGPVLPASAQPAPQIASSYQSGTDLETVVHLLQEQSLDEGGRTASLSSERSYRELIVAQDVENKGRDPLKVEHEVIERLLGKYGNRGDALLSAEQWRAERERDRSAVEVTPVGDGISQIRISLLGAGSSSQVSQALHQADYHRGVILDLRGASGSDPQSVADVARYFLPASIKPLVQTAGARNRTRRWDSKLRGIAYDTPLVVLVSKNTRTGAEALAALLGRSGRAQVLGSTTAGADLYSETFALPSGAAVRLVSGRWRTGDGRGFADGVEPTEQTGADPLARAVELLASQPGKTLQPTVFPARSTIGDKQLGFNAGTGDLGLAGAVEYFPGGQSNVMRPNDELKIWFVPDYIVLNYKPASSLINFFADRIYTTAPGAATDKGIRIGSTYSDIVEAYGPPGTGGYNELFPFPERSRANRPDRYYVNYDAIGVSFGLETGTNVVREIGIYKPGS
- a CDS encoding CTP synthase: MTKYIFVTGGVVSSIGKGIVAASLGRLLKSRGYSVSILKLDPYINVDPGTMSPFQHGEVFVTNDGAETDLDLGHYERFTDTDMSKLNNVTTGLIYQSVINKERRGDYRGGTVQVIPHITNEIKERIRRVALDTNPEVVIVEVGGTVGDIESLPFLEAIRQFRKDVGRENVIYTHVTLIPFIGSAGEMKTKPTQHSVKELRSIGIQPDILVCRSDRPLNNGIKEKISEFCDVPVEAVITCQDAQTIYAVPLNLEREGLAEQALVLLGLERRVPDLRDWQVLVDRVCHPSRSVTIAIVGKYVRLSDAYISVVEALRHAAVAHDAEVKVEWVSAEAVEERGAEYFLTNVDGVVVPGGFGTRGIDGKVGAIAFVRQSRLPFLGLCLGMQCSVIEWARHVAMIEANSTEFDPSTPNPVISLLPEQADVVDLGGTMRLGLFPCRLHEGSLAARLYGEPLVYERHRHRYEFNNAYRKAIAEAGFLVSGTSPDERLVEIIELVDHPYFIATQFHPEFKSRPNRPHPLFFGLVRAALERRTSEQRSPIALPSTVG
- a CDS encoding NAD(P)H-quinone oxidoreductase subunit M, translating into MLKSTTRHVHIFAAEVQAEVLYPSDRKLTLDIDPDNEFIWNDVALQKVYSEFERLVAQYSGQALSDYNLRRIGSDLENFIRSLLQKGEIAYNLDSRVLNFSMGRPQVGGSKS
- the typA gene encoding translational GTPase TypA, coding for METNRLSPAQIRNIAIIAHVDHGKTTLVDALLKQSGIFRDNEVVETCVMDSNDLERERGITILAKNTAVRYRDHLINIVDTPGHADFGGEVERVLGMVEGCLLIVDANEGPMPQTRFVLKKALEKGLKPILLVNKIDRPQADPHRAIDKVLDLFIELGADDDQVDFPVLYASGLAGFAKNELADESKDMQPLFEAILRHVPSPVGNPDKPLQLQVTTLDYSEYLGRIVIGKIHNGVLRAGETIAIVKDSGQIQRGKVAKLFGFEGLSRTELAEASAGNIVAVAGFADANIGETLTSADHPEALPLIRVDEPTLQMTFSVNDSPFAGQEGKYVTSRKLRERLYKELETNVSLRVEDTDSPDRFLVSGRGELHLGILIETMRREGYEFQVSKPRVIFRVVDGQVYEPFELLVLDVPDDTAGGCISNLGRRRAEMQNMQSFGNGRTQLEFVIPARGLMGFRSECLRLTRGEGIMSHSFVDYRPSVGEMETLRNGVLVAFEEGEATYYALQNAEDRGLFFITPGTRVYAGMIIGENNRQQDLELNICKTKKLTNMRSAGGEELVQLKTPMIMSLERALEYINDDELVEVTPRSIRLRKLALKAARK
- the msrA gene encoding peptide-methionine (S)-S-oxide reductase MsrA gives rise to the protein MWLFDKLDTKIKMPSPEQALPGRQQKMPVPEKHFVNGHPLVPPFAEGYQTAIFGLGCFWGAERKFWQTPGVYTTAVGYAGGYTPNPTYREVCTGKTGHNEVVLVVFDPAAVSYEELLKVFWESHDPTQGMRQGNDAGTQYRSGIYTTTPAQKRLAEASRDAYQALLTKAGFGEITTEILDAPAFYYAEDYHQQYLAKNPNGYCGLGGTGVGCPVGLFENA
- a CDS encoding ABC transporter permease, coding for MNDLWHKTRTLLAVQYAYMLEYRAELLLWALSGSLPIILLGLWTQAAQGGRFGLGPLDFARYFIAVFVVRQLTVVWVVWEFEREVVEGRLSSYLLQPIDPVWRHVAGHVSERLARLPFIVLLVGLFFLLYPSAFWIPDWRNALAFAALAVLVFALRFLIQYTFALLAFWTERASAIEELWFLCYAYLSGLIAPLTIFPPVVREIALWTPFPYLVYFPASVIAGLPVNWPRGLLVMFLWGILFFGLNRWLWRRGLKQYSGMGA
- a CDS encoding ABC transporter ATP-binding protein, producing MAIIRSENLSKVYPVADKEPGLVGTLRHFLRRKYRLVEAVQKVSFAIEPGEVVGFLGANGAGKTTTLKMLTGLIYPSGGSVEVAGFVPFRREAAFLSKITLVMGQKQQLIWDLPALDSLKVNAAVYGLSDRDYTERVGELSEMLALADKLTQPVRKLSLGERMKAELLAALLHRPAVLFLDEPTLGLDVNAQTAVRTFLKEYNERYGATVLLTSHYMADITALCKRVLLIHKGRLIYDGSLDGLLDRFAPYREVRAEFGRPYSEAELVGFGEVEMLARCEARFLVERDSLTRTVARLLAELQVVDLKVSDPPIDEVIGKVFSTGSVN